In Kwoniella newhampshirensis strain CBS 13917 chromosome 4, whole genome shotgun sequence, one DNA window encodes the following:
- a CDS encoding metacaspase-1: MSWNQYPGGGHHQQQGGYGGGFPPPPPPQQQGWGRPPPPPQWGGQPPPPPMGYGSPPPPPQGYYGGPPPQQYNQGPPPPIPSQYDPRNNGGYNAPTGARPEQNYHQTAAGFMPPTGGPLGGYAPYGSAPIRPPTQQQHYGPQFQGQNGQSAQPYFQYSQCTGRRKALCIGINYIGSSNALAGCINDAHNVQKFLIERYNYRAEDIVMLTDDARNPRQIPTRANMISAMNWLVQGAQPNDALFFHYSGHGGQTEDLDGDEDDGYDEVIYPLDFKQAGHIVDDERNHNIMVRPLPAGCRLTAIFDSCHSGSCLDLPYIYSTEGTIKEPNLLAEAGQGLLGAGMSYLRGDTGGMLKGIMGIGKNIMNQNSGAREKTQQTKTSPADVIMWSGCKDSQTSADTQEAGRATGAMSYAFIAALTKYPQQSFVQLLNTIRDELKGKYDQKPQLSASHPIDTNILFIA; encoded by the exons ATGTCCTGGAATCAATACCCAGGTGGTGGACATCATCAGCAGCAAGGTGGATACGGAGGAGGtttcccaccaccaccacctccgcAGCAACAGGGCTGGGGTagaccacctcctccacctcaatGGGGTGGACaacctccccctcctcccatggg CTACGGgtcccctccccctcctccgcaGGGATACTATGGCGGTCCCCCTCCACAGCAATATAACCAGGGACCGCCACCTCCCATCCCGAGTCAGTACGATCCTCGAAACAACGGCGGATACAATGCACCCACTGGGGCCAGACCGGAACAGAACTATCATCAGACAGCGGCGGGATTCATGCCACCCACAGGTGGACCACTTGGTGGATATGCGCCGTATGGAAGTGCTCCGA TTCGACCGCCTACTCAACAACAGCATTATGGACCTCAGTTCCAAGGACAGAATGGTCAGAGTGCTCAGCCGTATTTCCAGTATTCACAAT GTACTGGTCGTCGTAAGGCGCTTTGT ATCGGTATCAATTACATTGGAAGCTCAAATGCTTTGGCCGGTTGTATCAACGATGCGCACAACGTTCAGAAGTTCTTGATCG AACGGTACAATTACCGAGCAGAGGACATCGTCATGCTCACGGATGACGCGAGAAACCCGAGACAGATCCCAACGAGGGCGAATATGATCTCGGCGATGAACTGGTTGGTGCAGGGTGCTCAACCTAACGATGCTTTGTTCTTCCACTA CTCGGGACATGGTGGTCAGACCGAAGATCTGGAtggagacgaagatgatggatacGATGAGGTTATCTACCCGTTGGACTTCAAGCAGGCTGGACacatcgtcgatgatgagcgtAA CCACAACATCATGGTCCGACCCCTACCTGCAGGATGCCGTCTCACAGCGATCTTCGACTC ATGCCACTCGGGTTCATGCCTTGATCTACCTTACATTTACTCGACGGAAGGCACCATCAAGGAGCCAAATCTCCTCGCTGAGGCTGGTCAAGGCCTGTTGGGCGCAGGAATGAGTTATCTGCG AGGTGACACAGGTGGTATGCTGAAGGGTATCATGGG TATTGGCAAAAACATCATGAACCAGAACTCGGGCGCACGGGAGAAGACTCAGCAGACCAAGACGAGTCCCGCGGACGTCATCATGTGGTCGGGCTGTAAAGACTCACAGACT AGCGCGGACACCCAAGAAGCGGGCAGAGCTACTGGGGCGATGTCATAT GCTTTCATTGCAGCTCTTACCAAATACCCACAGCAAAGCTTTGTTCAGCTTCTCAATACCATTCGAGACGAACTTAAGGGCAAGTACGATCAGAAACCCCAGCTGTCGGCGAGTCATC CGATTGATACCAACATTCTGTTCATTGCCTAG
- a CDS encoding multiprotein-bridging factor 1 yields the protein MSGWDDKPQIIGFRQQKPTVAKGSALNAAQRQGLVVSTESKGAGQVKGPADHQRIAKLDRDDAPKPPEKVGQEVGKAVATARMAIKNAEGKSMTQKELATSINAKPTDITDLEAGRAVPDQQLLSKLERKLGVKLRGAKNLIGTPLHPKKK from the exons ATG TCTGGCTGGGACGACAAACCTCAGATCATCGGGTTCCGACAACAGAAACCCACAGTGGCAAAGGGTTCTGCATTGAATG CTGCTCAACGACAAGGCCTTGTCGTGTCCACCGAGTCCAAGGGTGCTGGTCAAGTGAAAGGTC CTGCTGATCACCAACGTATTGCCAAACTTGACCGAGACGACGCTCCCAAACCTCCAGAGAAGGTCGGACAAGA GGTTGGAAAGGCGGTGGCAACTGCTCGAATGGCCATCAAGAATGCAGAGGGAAAGAGCATGACTCAGAAGGAGTTGGCGACGTCTATCAACGCCAAGCCCACTGAT ATCACCGATCTCGAGGCTGGTCGAGCTGTCCCTGATCAACAGCTTTTGTCGAAGCTCGAGAGAAAGTTGGGTGTCAAGCTGCGCGGAGCGAAGAACCTGATCGGAACACCTCTCCACCCCAAGAAGAAGTAA